A single genomic interval of Christensenellaceae bacterium 44-20 harbors:
- a CDS encoding helix-turn-helix transcriptional regulator has protein sequence MSALDKDFDRELGQRIQKYRLERGLTQGQLAARLQTHGCDLTRSAIAKIEVGQRRISGREIRNFCIALEIAYEALLDGETPESVE, from the coding sequence ATGTCGGCCTTGGACAAAGATTTCGACAGGGAACTGGGCCAGAGGATTCAGAAATATCGGCTGGAGCGCGGTTTGACGCAAGGGCAGCTTGCAGCGAGGCTGCAAACCCATGGCTGCGATTTGACGCGCAGCGCCATTGCAAAAATCGAAGTTGGCCAGCGGAGGATCTCTGGCAGGGAAATTCGGAATTTTTGCATTGCCCTGGAGATTGCTTATGAAGCGCTTCTGGATGGGGAAACACCAGAAAGCGTGGAATAG
- a CDS encoding helix-turn-helix transcriptional regulator: MEWNYSRIRALREDKDMSQKEIAEHLHVSQATYSRYECGKLDIPTQILVQLAMLHKVSIDYLLGLDKISMRYEKEKPTKR, from the coding sequence ATGGAGTGGAATTATTCTAGAATCCGAGCGCTGCGAGAAGATAAGGATATGTCGCAGAAAGAAATAGCAGAGCATCTGCATGTCAGCCAGGCGACATACTCTCGTTATGAGTGCGGAAAACTAGATATTCCCACGCAAATTCTCGTCCAGCTTGCCATGCTGCATAAAGTCAGCATAGATTATCTGCTTGGTTTGGATAAAATTTCCATGAGATACGAAAAGGAAAAACCTACAAAAAGATAA
- a CDS encoding aldo/keto reductase — MQYRPYGKMGFDVSLFGMGCMRLPRREKADGSVEIDREKAIEIIQYAADHGVNYFDTAYGYHRQMSESLVGEALDGGYRQRVHIATKQPFAVMKDKGEIRRNLENTLKKLRTDYLDVYLIHNIQKKDWPGIQQMDVIGEFEKFKSEGLIGGIGFSYHGELPTFREILDYYPDWAMCQVQQNLLDVDREVTEEAIALAGQKGCALVIMEPLRGGGLASTPKDVAQLYEQFPVKRSAAEWAFRHVYNYPQVSCILSGVTTMEQLKDNIEIFSRQDAVAGCMTPEEKDLLKKVKQAYESRVTIPCTGCEYCLPCPKGVAIPQIFQLYNQGMMFEAFDQPRRSYMFQRNAGHDQPNCVACGACEKKCPQHIEITRQLRLAHSKLDGWYE; from the coding sequence ATGCAATACAGGCCTTATGGAAAGATGGGGTTCGATGTCTCGCTTTTTGGCATGGGGTGTATGCGCCTGCCCCGCCGGGAAAAGGCGGATGGCTCGGTTGAGATCGATCGCGAAAAGGCCATCGAGATAATCCAGTATGCGGCGGATCACGGCGTGAACTATTTCGATACTGCCTATGGGTATCACCGCCAGATGAGCGAATCGCTGGTAGGCGAGGCGCTGGACGGCGGATATCGCCAGAGGGTGCATATCGCGACCAAGCAGCCCTTTGCCGTCATGAAAGACAAGGGCGAGATCCGCCGGAATCTGGAGAACACGCTGAAAAAACTGCGCACGGATTATCTGGATGTGTACCTGATTCATAATATTCAGAAGAAAGATTGGCCGGGCATCCAACAGATGGACGTCATCGGCGAGTTTGAGAAATTTAAGAGCGAAGGGCTCATTGGGGGGATCGGGTTCTCCTATCATGGAGAGCTGCCCACCTTCCGGGAGATTTTGGACTACTATCCCGACTGGGCCATGTGCCAGGTACAGCAAAACCTGCTGGACGTGGATCGGGAAGTAACCGAGGAGGCCATCGCGCTGGCCGGGCAAAAAGGCTGCGCGCTGGTGATCATGGAGCCGCTGCGGGGCGGCGGGCTGGCCAGCACGCCCAAAGACGTCGCCCAGCTCTATGAGCAGTTCCCGGTCAAGCGCTCGGCGGCGGAATGGGCTTTTCGGCATGTCTATAACTATCCGCAGGTCAGCTGCATTTTGAGCGGCGTAACCACCATGGAGCAGCTCAAGGATAATATCGAGATTTTTTCCAGACAAGACGCCGTCGCCGGATGTATGACGCCCGAGGAAAAAGACCTGCTCAAAAAAGTCAAGCAGGCATATGAGAGCCGCGTTACCATCCCCTGCACAGGCTGTGAATACTGCCTGCCCTGCCCGAAGGGCGTGGCCATTCCCCAGATCTTCCAGCTCTATAACCAGGGCATGATGTTCGAGGCCTTTGATCAGCCCCGGCGCAGCTATATGTTCCAGCGAAACGCCGGGCACGATCAGCCAAACTGCGTCGCCTGCGGGGCATGCGAAAAGAAATGCCCGCAGCATATCGAGATTACCCGGCAGCTGAGGCTGGCGCACAGCAAGCTGGATGGCTGGTATGAGTAA
- a CDS encoding NAD-dependent epimerase/dehydratase family protein, with protein MRALYLLTGAAGHLGTALAHQLSERGCAVRALVLPSDTNAAHLAALSGVEVVCGDICDAQSLEPFFANPDDRDLIVIHAAGVVSIASRHIQSVHDVNVGGTKNILALCQKHKVKRLVYVSSVHAIPEAPAGTTICEAQQFDPSAVCGLYAKTKAEATQCVLDAARAGLNACVVHPSGIIGPYDYGRGHLTQLILDYLRGRLTACVKGGYDFVDVRDVAAGIFACCERGEAGACYILSGQYVCVQDLLFRLHQLTGKHAIKTVLPLWFARLTAPLSELYYKILRQPPLYTAYSLYTLSSNAAFSHEKASRQLEYQPRALDETLLDTVHWLKQQRRIS; from the coding sequence ATGCGTGCTCTATACTTGCTTACCGGCGCGGCCGGCCATCTGGGGACGGCTCTGGCGCATCAATTATCCGAGCGCGGCTGCGCGGTTCGGGCTCTGGTCCTTCCAAGTGATACCAACGCGGCTCATCTCGCCGCCCTGTCCGGCGTGGAGGTGGTTTGCGGCGATATTTGCGACGCCCAAAGCCTCGAGCCTTTTTTTGCCAACCCGGACGATAGGGATCTGATCGTGATCCACGCCGCCGGCGTTGTCTCTATCGCCTCCCGGCATATTCAGAGCGTCCACGACGTCAACGTTGGCGGCACAAAAAATATTCTGGCACTCTGCCAAAAGCATAAGGTAAAGCGCCTTGTATACGTCAGCTCGGTGCACGCGATTCCAGAGGCGCCCGCAGGGACAACCATCTGCGAAGCACAGCAATTCGACCCTTCTGCCGTCTGCGGGCTTTATGCCAAAACCAAAGCCGAGGCAACGCAATGCGTACTGGATGCCGCCAGGGCTGGGCTGAATGCCTGCGTCGTGCATCCTTCCGGCATCATCGGCCCCTACGACTATGGCCGCGGCCACTTGACGCAGCTGATCCTGGATTATCTGCGCGGGAGGCTGACGGCGTGCGTCAAGGGCGGCTACGATTTTGTAGACGTCCGGGATGTGGCGGCGGGTATTTTTGCTTGCTGTGAACGGGGCGAGGCCGGCGCATGTTATATTCTCTCCGGGCAGTATGTCTGTGTCCAGGATCTCCTCTTCCGGCTGCACCAACTGACGGGAAAGCACGCTATCAAGACGGTTCTCCCGCTCTGGTTCGCGCGGCTGACCGCGCCGCTCAGCGAGCTGTACTATAAGATACTGCGCCAGCCGCCGCTCTATACGGCATATTCCCTTTATACGCTTTCCTCCAACGCGGCGTTTTCCCACGAAAAGGCGTCCCGCCAGCTTGAATATCAGCCCCGGGCGCTGGATGAAACACTTTTGGATACCGTTCACTGGCTCAAGCAGCAGCGACGCATTTCATAA
- a CDS encoding glycosyltransferase family 39 protein produces MNLLLFLLYALGFSYALFGIIDSLQKKQRALESLFWAAAAALVNTTLLATAMAMLGIYRFWLLLAIQYGEVLIAAFIAARKKVLYAPRAFWARLRSYEFRILPAIILAVAFALYALFPANYMLSGRDQGVYIVHGVHIAQEGAFAYDSDEFLNENWDRYKEIIGLGSTGIYSDQAHAQNTPEYNRYLFGDSFSDPQPGDLTPQFMPGYPAILAVAYDAGGLSALFRVNSVLAVFALLAFYYLIRRFFSSKAACLALLFLALCPAQIWTARITLTEILAQFLFLAACYLISAGWEQERRLLSLLGGALLGFSLLVRIDVYIYGLGLLVCAAYLAVWNRPKFSYLLPAVGSYVFLGIGTAFWALCNVRPYFVDLFRTGSLRLILTANVLLLAFTLLCSLLGRLLNRKRPLKDWMSAIFASRSGAVCIAAFFLLAAAYLYFIRPQAPLAEPILDPTSPLWNTQKQIFRSRSLIEFSWYTSITAVLLSIYGLYRYLRNYREKTSTLLVLFALCISNLMVYLYDPAISTDHIWASRRWVTVCFPYIFLLAAYGICEIRLPKIKEFLNRAVQGICALAISAFLIYQSQPFLFFRPLHGIAQQYERFADALEDDELYFTNASEYHSTLRFVYGKNVHKLNYYAADRIPAFLDRNGSLYYIAGNSFPSPYTILDPFDADIEFIESYTISSMDLEWARAAYPRQHQEIDWRADLYRVSKKKNPLVSELPLAMFSSNGRLESESSESFIADGSGATLLFGPYIPLKAGNYTVEFSFRLPPGVTHTELATVDFLAAGEEQQFQNSMKLYAADFVDGECTLSLSMALSEDVENLELRVFPSPDVPLEITGITLRK; encoded by the coding sequence ATGAACCTACTTTTATTCTTACTCTATGCTTTGGGCTTTTCTTATGCGCTCTTTGGGATCATCGACTCCCTGCAAAAAAAGCAGCGTGCCCTGGAGAGCCTATTCTGGGCCGCTGCTGCGGCGCTTGTCAACACGACGCTGCTCGCTACTGCGATGGCCATGCTGGGTATCTACCGTTTTTGGCTGCTGCTTGCCATCCAGTACGGTGAAGTGCTAATTGCCGCATTTATTGCCGCGCGCAAAAAAGTGCTCTATGCGCCCAGGGCCTTTTGGGCTCGGCTGCGCAGCTATGAATTCCGTATTCTCCCCGCCATCATCCTGGCAGTTGCCTTTGCACTCTATGCACTCTTTCCCGCCAACTATATGCTCAGCGGCCGGGATCAGGGTGTCTACATCGTGCATGGTGTGCATATCGCCCAGGAAGGAGCTTTTGCCTATGATTCAGATGAGTTTCTCAATGAAAACTGGGATCGCTATAAGGAGATTATAGGGCTGGGCTCCACTGGCATCTACTCGGATCAGGCGCATGCGCAAAATACCCCCGAATATAATCGCTATCTCTTTGGAGATTCATTTTCGGATCCCCAGCCCGGGGATCTCACCCCCCAGTTCATGCCTGGCTATCCTGCCATCTTAGCCGTGGCCTACGACGCTGGCGGGCTATCGGCATTGTTCCGGGTAAACAGCGTGCTGGCCGTCTTCGCTCTGCTCGCCTTCTATTATCTGATTCGGCGCTTTTTCAGCAGCAAGGCCGCCTGCCTGGCGCTGCTCTTTCTGGCTCTCTGCCCTGCCCAGATCTGGACCGCCCGCATCACTCTGACCGAAATTCTGGCTCAATTTCTGTTTTTGGCCGCCTGCTATCTCATCTCTGCCGGCTGGGAGCAGGAGCGGCGGTTGCTCTCCCTGCTGGGCGGCGCACTGCTGGGCTTTAGCTTGTTGGTGCGCATCGATGTCTATATCTACGGCCTGGGTTTGCTGGTTTGCGCGGCCTATCTAGCCGTCTGGAACCGCCCCAAATTCTCTTATCTGCTGCCCGCAGTAGGTTCCTATGTTTTTCTGGGCATTGGCACAGCGTTTTGGGCACTGTGCAACGTCCGTCCTTATTTCGTGGATCTATTCCGTACGGGTTCCTTGCGCCTTATTCTGACGGCCAACGTGCTGCTACTGGCTTTCACCCTGCTCTGTTCGCTGCTGGGCAGATTGCTGAATCGCAAGCGGCCGCTTAAAGACTGGATGAGCGCGATCTTTGCCAGCCGCAGCGGCGCCGTCTGTATTGCCGCCTTCTTCTTGCTGGCAGCGGCCTATCTCTATTTCATCCGCCCGCAGGCGCCTTTAGCCGAGCCCATCCTGGACCCGACTTCGCCTCTGTGGAATACACAGAAGCAGATCTTCCGCTCGCGCTCGCTCATCGAATTTAGCTGGTATACCTCGATCACCGCAGTCCTGCTCTCTATCTATGGGCTATACCGCTATCTGCGCAACTATCGGGAAAAAACCTCCACTCTGCTGGTCTTGTTCGCCCTATGCATTTCCAACCTCATGGTCTATCTCTACGACCCCGCCATCAGCACGGATCACATCTGGGCTTCCAGAAGATGGGTTACTGTTTGCTTCCCCTATATTTTCCTGCTGGCCGCCTATGGCATTTGCGAAATTCGCCTTCCCAAAATCAAAGAGTTTTTGAACCGTGCTGTTCAGGGCATCTGTGCTTTGGCCATCTCGGCTTTTCTCATCTACCAATCCCAGCCTTTCCTTTTCTTCAGGCCGCTGCATGGCATTGCACAGCAGTATGAGCGCTTCGCGGATGCTCTGGAGGACGACGAGCTCTATTTTACAAACGCTTCCGAATATCACAGCACACTTCGGTTTGTCTATGGCAAAAACGTACATAAGCTAAACTACTACGCGGCAGATCGCATTCCCGCATTTTTGGATCGGAATGGCTCGCTTTACTACATTGCGGGCAACTCCTTCCCCTCGCCCTACACCATACTCGATCCTTTTGATGCGGATATTGAGTTCATTGAATCCTATACCATTTCAAGCATGGATCTCGAGTGGGCACGCGCTGCCTACCCCAGGCAGCATCAGGAGATCGATTGGCGTGCGGATCTTTACCGCGTCTCCAAAAAGAAAAACCCGCTGGTTTCAGAGCTTCCCCTTGCCATGTTCAGCAGCAATGGCCGCCTGGAATCTGAATCCAGCGAGAGCTTTATCGCGGATGGCAGCGGCGCTACGCTGCTCTTTGGGCCGTATATCCCCCTAAAGGCTGGGAATTATACCGTAGAATTCTCCTTCCGCCTCCCCCCTGGCGTAACGCACACTGAGCTGGCTACAGTGGACTTTTTGGCTGCTGGGGAAGAACAGCAGTTCCAGAACAGCATGAAGCTCTATGCCGCAGATTTCGTAGATGGGGAGTGCACACTTTCGTTGTCTATGGCGCTGAGCGAGGATGTGGAAAATCTCGAACTGCGCGTCTTCCCTTCGCCGGATGTTCCGCTGGAGATTACCGGTATCACGCTGCGCAAATAG